From Chrysemys picta bellii isolate R12L10 chromosome 1, ASM1138683v2, whole genome shotgun sequence:
cccccaccgcgtggttaacagcagggaacatttctgttcagaagagcaggaacgggcacctctgaatgtccccttaataaaatcaccccatttcaaccaggagagctttctggagatgtccctggaggatttccgctccatccccatacacgttaacagacttttgcagtagatgtactggccgcgattgccagggcaaattaatcattaaaaacgcttgcttttttttttgtaatgtttacaaatatttacaaagttacactcaccagaggtctcctgtgtgctctgagggtcttgggtgagttcgggggttactggttccaggtccaaacatatcctggctgttggggaaaccggtttctccgcttccttgctgctgtgagctacctacagtacctccatcctcatcttcctcgttccccgaaccgtcttccctgtgtgtttctccagtgagagagtcatagcacacggttggggtagtggtggctgcaccccctaggatcgcatgcagctccgcgtagtagcggcaagtttgcggctctgccccggaccttccgtttgcttctctggctttgtggtaagcttgccgtagctccttaattttcacgcggcactgctgtgtgtccctgttatggcctcggtccttcatggccttggagatcttttctaatacttttccatttcttttactgctacggagttcagctatcactgcttcatctccccatatggcgagcagatctcgtacctcccgttcggtccatgctggagctcttttgtgatcctgggactccatcacggttacctgtgctgatgagc
This genomic window contains:
- the LOC135974036 gene encoding myb/SANT-like DNA-binding domain-containing protein 2, with the translated sequence MESQDHKRAPAWTEREVRDLLAIWGDEAVIAELRSSKRNGKVLEKISKAMKDRGHNRDTQQCRVKIKELRQAYHKAREANGRSGAEPQTCRYYAELHAILGGAATTTPTVCYDSLTGETHREDGSGNEEDEDGGTVGSSQQQGSGETGFPNSQDMFGPGTSNPRTHPRPSEHTGDLCCKSFSFAEAREH